Proteins encoded together in one Chitinispirillales bacterium ANBcel5 window:
- a CDS encoding iron-only hydrogenase system regulator produces the protein METRVGFVGIIVENRNDSADRVNKILSDCGNVIVARTGVPYDKKNCCVITLVVDASTDDLGLLTGKLGSVPGVTVKSALSKSK, from the coding sequence ATGGAAACAAGAGTCGGTTTTGTAGGAATAATAGTAGAGAATAGAAATGATTCTGCAGATAGGGTTAATAAAATCTTATCTGATTGTGGAAACGTTATTGTGGCAAGAACTGGTGTGCCGTATGATAAAAAAAACTGCTGTGTCATAACTCTGGTGGTAGATGCTTCAACGGACGACCTTGGGTTGCTTACAGGAAAGTTGGGTTCTGTTCCGGGAGTTACTGTAAAATCGGCATTAAGCAAAAGTAAGTGA
- the hydF gene encoding [FeFe] hydrogenase H-cluster maturation GTPase HydF yields MEMMQKAPKSMRLQIGLFGRTNVGKSSFLNMISGQDVSITSPQPGTTTDVVEKAMELLPLGPVLFLDTAGVDDSSQLSEKRIKRTKAVFERADVFVLIVENGIWGRYEQLVSEESNKHKVPLIIIVNKSDIKPVADNYICSVKRITKYICITSCKKDEERSEYVNSFKERLVECLPEEYLNPPALIGDLIPPGGVSVLIIPIDLQAPKGRLILPQVQTMRDALDNNSTVIVVKENEYQNTFCLLSRKPDLVVCDSQVVMKMVAETPQDILCTTFSILFARYKSDLITAAKGAAQIDRLKPGDKVLIAEACTHHATKDDIGRVKIPGWLRQHTGFNLDIDVCSGRDFPSNLKEYSLVIHCGGCMFSRKEVLTRFSKAQYWGVPITNYGVAISCLQGVIKRVLKPFPAALEAYESL; encoded by the coding sequence ATGGAGATGATGCAAAAAGCCCCCAAGTCTATGAGACTTCAAATCGGTCTGTTTGGTCGAACTAATGTAGGGAAGTCGAGTTTTCTTAATATGATATCCGGTCAGGATGTATCCATTACATCACCACAACCCGGTACAACCACTGATGTCGTAGAGAAAGCTATGGAGCTTTTGCCTTTGGGGCCCGTTCTTTTTCTGGATACTGCAGGGGTTGATGATTCATCACAGCTTTCTGAAAAAAGAATTAAAAGAACTAAAGCTGTATTTGAAAGAGCTGATGTATTTGTACTTATTGTGGAAAATGGGATATGGGGTAGATATGAACAACTTGTAAGTGAGGAGTCAAATAAACATAAAGTACCACTAATTATAATTGTAAATAAGAGTGATATAAAGCCGGTTGCTGATAATTATATCTGTTCTGTTAAAAGGATTACTAAGTACATATGCATTACTTCATGCAAAAAAGATGAAGAAAGATCTGAATATGTAAATAGTTTTAAAGAACGGTTGGTTGAATGTCTTCCCGAAGAATATTTGAATCCACCGGCCCTGATTGGGGATCTCATTCCTCCTGGTGGTGTATCGGTCCTTATAATACCAATCGATCTTCAGGCTCCTAAAGGTAGACTTATTTTGCCCCAGGTTCAGACAATGAGAGACGCTCTTGATAATAACAGTACTGTTATAGTTGTAAAGGAGAATGAGTATCAGAATACATTTTGTTTGCTTTCAAGAAAACCTGACCTTGTGGTATGCGATTCACAGGTAGTGATGAAAATGGTTGCTGAAACACCTCAGGATATTCTCTGCACAACATTTTCGATTCTCTTTGCCAGATATAAAAGCGATCTGATAACGGCAGCAAAGGGGGCTGCTCAAATAGATCGACTTAAACCAGGGGACAAAGTTTTAATCGCTGAGGCATGCACTCACCATGCTACCAAAGATGATATCGGTCGGGTTAAGATACCAGGGTGGCTGCGCCAGCACACAGGGTTTAACTTGGATATTGATGTATGCAGTGGCAGGGACTTTCCGTCCAACTTAAAGGAGTATTCACTTGTAATACACTGCGGGGGGTGTATGTTTTCACGAAAAGAGGTTTTAACCCGCTTTTCCAAAGCTCAATACTGGGGTGTTCCGATAACAAATTACGGAGTGGCGATATCCTGTCTCCAGGGCGTTATAAAACGTGTTTTAAAGCCTTTCCCTGCAGCTCTTGAGGCTTACGAATCCCTTTAG
- the hydG gene encoding [FeFe] hydrogenase H-cluster radical SAM maturase HydG — protein MGNLNKEMWVENRVREDQIKKYLRPDGSDFINDKQIETELNNGSNPDNKYIRDIISKSLAIETLTPEETAALLNVEDPEMWKEMEVAAGQIKRKVYDNRIVTFAPLYLSTACVNNCLYCGLRTDNNAVRRGVLSVEEVKREIEVLAGTIGHKRLIIVYGEHPESDVDYMANTMEAIYNVKASVKGGETSIRRVNVNAAPLSTEDLKRLNQIGIGTYQVFQETYHHNTYNVVHPPSTIKGNFRWRLYCMHRALEAGIDDVGIGALFGLYDWKFEVMGLLHHAIELEEKFGIGPHTISFPRLEPAENTPFTLNSKYQVSDEDFRKIVTVLRLAVPYTGMILTARENSKMRRSLIPYGITQTDASSKIGLGAYNSYEGSNQQADRQQFILGDTRSLDEVVRELAQMGHITSFCTAGYRCGRTGQCIMDLLRTGAEGKFCKLNAVITYREWLDDFASDTTKEIGEKIITKEIEEIREKMPAIFDDFMNYYTKTAEGQRDLYF, from the coding sequence ATGGGTAATTTAAACAAGGAAATGTGGGTAGAAAACAGGGTGCGTGAAGACCAGATAAAGAAATATCTTCGCCCCGATGGTAGTGACTTTATTAACGATAAACAAATTGAAACTGAACTTAATAATGGTTCTAATCCGGATAATAAGTATATCAGAGATATTATTAGTAAGTCGCTTGCAATTGAGACGCTTACACCTGAGGAGACTGCTGCACTGCTGAATGTAGAGGATCCGGAGATGTGGAAAGAGATGGAAGTTGCTGCAGGCCAAATAAAAAGAAAGGTTTATGACAACAGAATAGTTACCTTCGCGCCACTTTACCTCAGTACTGCCTGTGTAAATAACTGTCTTTATTGTGGCTTGAGAACCGATAACAACGCCGTCAGGCGAGGTGTTCTTTCTGTTGAGGAGGTTAAAAGGGAAATAGAGGTTCTAGCTGGAACAATCGGTCATAAACGATTGATTATTGTGTACGGTGAGCATCCCGAAAGCGACGTCGATTATATGGCCAACACAATGGAGGCTATCTATAATGTTAAAGCTTCTGTAAAAGGGGGAGAAACATCGATACGGCGGGTTAATGTAAATGCGGCACCTTTGTCTACTGAAGATCTTAAGCGACTTAATCAGATAGGGATTGGTACGTATCAGGTTTTTCAGGAAACGTATCATCACAATACCTATAACGTGGTTCATCCACCCTCAACGATAAAAGGCAACTTCAGATGGAGGCTTTATTGTATGCACAGAGCCCTGGAGGCTGGTATTGATGATGTAGGTATAGGCGCATTATTTGGTCTTTATGACTGGAAATTTGAAGTCATGGGCCTACTGCATCATGCAATAGAATTGGAGGAAAAGTTTGGTATTGGTCCTCATACTATCTCCTTTCCCAGACTTGAACCTGCTGAAAACACTCCCTTTACATTGAATAGTAAATACCAGGTAAGTGATGAAGATTTCAGGAAAATAGTTACCGTCCTAAGGCTGGCGGTTCCTTACACCGGGATGATTTTGACCGCAAGAGAAAACAGCAAAATGAGGAGATCATTGATTCCTTATGGGATTACGCAGACGGATGCATCAAGCAAAATTGGACTTGGCGCGTATAATTCCTATGAGGGATCGAATCAGCAAGCCGACCGACAACAGTTTATCCTTGGAGATACACGAAGCCTTGATGAAGTCGTCAGAGAATTAGCCCAAATGGGTCATATTACCTCTTTTTGTACTGCTGGCTATAGGTGTGGAAGAACTGGGCAATGTATAATGGATCTGCTTAGAACCGGAGCTGAAGGGAAATTTTGCAAACTAAACGCGGTTATAACCTATCGCGAATGGCTTGACGATTTTGCAAGCGATACAACAAAAGAAATCGGTGAGAAAATTATTACCAAAGAAATAGAAGAAATTAGAGAGAAAATGCCTGCCATATTTGATGATTTCATGAACTACTATACTAAAACAGCTGAGGGACAGAGAGATCTCTATTTTTAG
- a CDS encoding PAC2 family protein, translated as MSNNLIPFENSDIKFTNPPVLIAAWPGVGNVGLVSVDYIRRKLQAKPLGGIDVKSFFMPHSGLVENGRFITGDAPFCSFYYSTSPDVIIMESNIQMGGTEGVFLLQKVFGVARQYNVKQILTVSAIPYAMSHTENSQLYFAANSKRISKELRDNGISPLMSGEINGLPGAVPVIASSKGLDSACILATMPVYAGNFTYPKAALPVISSISDIINCSIDLDEVKKNTDNLNGQFEQIESQIKEQLPNLLGGEKRELQKELEQITSESIISEQDIINRNQSEKIEQMFEQVKKDRSKGIELKKLLDEMGVYRDYEDRFLDLFNE; from the coding sequence ATGTCAAATAATTTAATACCTTTTGAAAACAGTGATATAAAATTTACAAATCCACCAGTACTGATAGCTGCATGGCCTGGTGTGGGTAATGTAGGTCTTGTGAGTGTTGATTACATCCGAAGAAAATTGCAAGCTAAGCCCCTCGGTGGCATCGATGTGAAATCGTTTTTTATGCCACATTCCGGACTTGTTGAAAATGGCAGGTTTATTACAGGCGACGCTCCTTTTTGCAGCTTTTATTACAGTACTTCCCCAGACGTGATAATCATGGAAAGTAATATACAGATGGGAGGAACTGAAGGGGTTTTCCTTCTGCAAAAAGTCTTTGGTGTAGCACGTCAATACAATGTTAAACAGATATTAACAGTTTCTGCTATTCCTTATGCAATGAGTCACACTGAAAACTCACAGCTTTATTTTGCAGCTAACAGCAAAAGGATATCTAAAGAGCTCAGGGATAACGGTATAAGTCCTTTGATGTCTGGTGAAATTAACGGCTTACCTGGGGCGGTGCCTGTAATCGCCTCTTCAAAAGGCCTTGACTCCGCTTGTATTTTAGCCACTATGCCTGTATATGCTGGTAATTTTACTTATCCAAAAGCCGCATTACCAGTTATCTCTTCTATTTCAGATATTATAAATTGTTCTATTGATCTGGATGAAGTGAAAAAAAACACTGATAATTTAAATGGACAATTTGAGCAAATCGAGTCACAAATTAAAGAACAGTTACCTAATCTGTTGGGTGGTGAGAAACGAGAGCTACAAAAAGAGCTGGAACAGATTACCAGTGAATCTATCATCTCAGAGCAGGATATTATAAACAGAAACCAGAGTGAAAAGATAGAGCAGATGTTCGAACAAGTGAAAAAAGATCGCAGTAAAGGTATAGAACTAAAGAAATTACTGGATGAGATGGGGGTGTATAGAGACTATGAAGATAGATTTCTTGATCTGTTTAACGAGTAA
- a CDS encoding DUF444 family protein, with protein sequence MEYKDKFDKSFEFLDALEQKLAADYAEHGEERDHSLPLTVDSPETSAVPGIYTGNDAQMVQKLARGNYTVQIGISTIDELLDRDRQREKDGFPRKIRVGKLFKPGRGASDSVVIVPTTVEEKLIHDSVKDPSEDGEAGGYGEGQEGEVIGEQPVRPEKGEGTGSGEGQGGSHEMESSAYDLGRILTEKFELPNLKDRGTKRALSKYTYDITDKNRGFGQVLDKKATLRKVLETNIGLGRVPEPCSIDSTNLLVSPRDKVYRVLSREKDYESQAMVFFVRDYSGSMAGKCTELVVAQHVLIYSWLLYQYAKRVETRFIVHDTEAKEVPDFYTYYNSKVAGGTQVSAAYTLVNEIVEKENLAQDYNIFLFQGTDGDDWDTVGEKALPELKKILSYASRVGISIAEHSYSAGQKTEVQKYIEDSGMLDEYADLLRMDIFHENADESRLIEGIRKLLSQEVLH encoded by the coding sequence ATGGAATATAAAGATAAGTTTGATAAATCATTTGAATTTTTGGATGCTCTGGAGCAAAAGCTTGCTGCTGATTATGCAGAACATGGGGAAGAGAGAGATCACTCTCTTCCTTTAACGGTGGATTCACCTGAAACATCTGCAGTGCCCGGTATATATACCGGCAACGATGCACAGATGGTTCAAAAGCTTGCAAGGGGTAACTATACAGTTCAGATAGGTATATCAACAATTGATGAGCTTCTGGATCGGGACAGGCAAAGGGAAAAAGATGGCTTTCCCCGAAAAATAAGAGTTGGTAAACTATTTAAACCAGGACGTGGTGCAAGTGATTCTGTGGTGATTGTCCCCACAACTGTGGAAGAAAAACTCATACACGATTCGGTAAAAGATCCCTCTGAAGATGGAGAAGCTGGAGGGTATGGAGAAGGGCAGGAAGGAGAGGTTATAGGAGAGCAGCCAGTCAGACCAGAGAAGGGCGAAGGAACCGGATCCGGGGAAGGGCAGGGTGGTTCTCACGAAATGGAATCAAGCGCCTATGACCTTGGGAGAATACTGACTGAAAAGTTTGAGTTACCCAACCTTAAGGACAGAGGTACCAAACGTGCTTTGAGCAAATATACCTACGATATTACCGATAAAAACAGAGGTTTTGGCCAGGTGCTTGATAAAAAAGCTACCTTGCGAAAAGTACTCGAAACCAATATCGGTTTGGGGCGTGTTCCTGAGCCCTGTAGTATTGACAGCACCAACCTTCTTGTGTCTCCCAGAGATAAAGTCTACCGGGTTCTTTCCAGAGAGAAGGATTATGAATCACAAGCCATGGTGTTTTTTGTGCGGGATTATTCTGGTTCTATGGCTGGTAAATGCACAGAGCTGGTCGTTGCACAACATGTACTTATATACTCATGGTTGCTTTATCAGTATGCCAAACGAGTAGAAACACGTTTTATTGTGCATGACACTGAAGCAAAAGAAGTACCTGATTTTTACACCTATTATAACTCAAAGGTTGCAGGAGGAACACAGGTTTCGGCTGCTTATACCCTGGTAAATGAAATTGTCGAAAAGGAGAATTTAGCTCAGGATTACAATATTTTCCTCTTTCAGGGTACCGATGGCGATGATTGGGATACTGTTGGAGAAAAAGCTCTTCCTGAACTTAAAAAGATCCTTTCCTATGCAAGCAGAGTGGGAATCTCCATTGCTGAACACAGTTACAGTGCAGGGCAGAAAACTGAAGTTCAAAAGTATATTGAAGATTCCGGAATGCTTGATGAATATGCCGACCTTCTCCGTATGGATATATTCCATGAAAATGCAGATGAGAGTCGGTTAATTGAAGGAATTAGAAAACTTCTTTCCCAAGAGGTTCTACACTAA
- a CDS encoding 3-deoxy-7-phosphoheptulonate synthase, with translation MGFTQIRKLPTPEEVKTSVAVPSELNEMKQQRDREIQAVLQKKEDRFIVVIGPCSAHDEAAVCDYVSRLAKLQQKVADKLILIPRIYTNKPRTTGQGYKGMAHQPNHLKSPNIAEGILAIRKMHIKALRESGLSAADEMLYPNNHPYLDDLLCYVAVGARSVENQQHRLTASGLDIPVGMKNPTSGDLKVALNSVLAAQIPHTFSYNGWEVATEGNPFSHLILRGSIDNYGRTMPNYHHEDLMLAASEYEKRGLRNPTIFVDTNHDNSAKSYKEQPRIAKEVLRSRKHSSALKDLIRGFMIESYIEDGAQKPQENVYGKSITDPCLGWSDSEKLIMMIAENC, from the coding sequence ATGGGATTTACCCAAATACGAAAGTTACCTACCCCCGAAGAGGTAAAGACAAGTGTAGCGGTTCCTTCAGAGCTAAATGAAATGAAGCAACAACGTGATCGGGAAATTCAGGCAGTTTTGCAGAAAAAAGAGGATCGCTTTATAGTTGTAATTGGACCTTGTTCTGCACATGATGAGGCGGCTGTTTGCGATTATGTTTCCAGACTTGCCAAATTACAGCAGAAGGTGGCAGATAAGCTCATCCTTATTCCCCGCATCTATACTAATAAACCGAGAACTACTGGTCAGGGGTATAAGGGAATGGCACATCAGCCAAATCATTTAAAGAGTCCCAATATTGCCGAGGGGATTCTTGCAATAAGGAAGATGCACATAAAAGCGCTTAGAGAGAGTGGTTTGTCTGCAGCTGATGAGATGCTTTATCCAAATAACCATCCTTATCTTGATGATCTTCTTTGCTATGTAGCGGTGGGAGCCCGATCTGTTGAAAACCAGCAGCATAGACTTACTGCCAGTGGGCTGGATATCCCCGTTGGCATGAAAAATCCAACAAGCGGTGATTTAAAGGTCGCTCTTAACTCTGTACTGGCTGCTCAAATACCTCACACCTTCTCTTATAATGGCTGGGAAGTGGCAACAGAGGGAAACCCTTTTTCACATCTGATTTTAAGGGGTTCTATAGACAATTATGGGCGTACAATGCCAAACTATCATCACGAAGATTTGATGTTGGCTGCTTCGGAGTATGAGAAGCGGGGGCTGCGAAACCCAACCATTTTTGTTGATACCAATCATGATAATTCGGCCAAGAGCTATAAGGAACAGCCCAGAATTGCAAAAGAGGTTCTGCGTAGCAGAAAGCATTCTTCCGCTCTTAAGGACCTTATCCGCGGCTTTATGATTGAGAGCTATATTGAAGATGGTGCACAGAAACCCCAGGAAAATGTTTATGGAAAATCCATTACTGATCCCTGTTTGGGTTGGAGTGACTCCGAAAAACTTATTATGATGATAGCCGAAAACTGCTAA
- a CDS encoding NADH-dependent [FeFe] hydrogenase, group A6, producing the protein MKKVNLKINGKSVSVDQGTTILEAARKVSVNIPTLCYHRDLEAWAACGICIVKAKNSPKMLRACATAVAEGMDIVTHDSEIVEVRRSVIELILSTHPNECLTCLRNQNCELQRLAAEFGIREMTFPQRLRDLQEDSSTSSLVLNPEKCILCGRCAKVCQNSQDVWALEFLGRGENTRIAPAADVNLNDSPCIKCGQCSAHCPVGAIYEKSEENVVWNALHKEDVYPIVQIAPAVRVAIGEAFGWPSGTVQTGKLYAALRQLGFKAVFDTNFAADLTIMEEGSEFVERFTKKTAPIPMITTCCPAWVDYLEKYYPEMIPHFSTAKSPQSMLGSLSKTYYAEKIGVDPSKIFMVSIMPCTAKKFEILRSKEMFSSGQKDIDVSLTTRELSRMIKTSGIDFNNLSDEGVDTILGEYAGAGTIFGATGGVMEAALRTVYHLITKNELKDVNFSEARGLDGVKEAKVDVDGTEVRIAVAHGMANIASVLDKIKAAEKNGEEPPYHFVEVMACRGGCVGGGGQPYGADDEKRNNRAAGLYQDDVKSNVRCSHQNPQIQKVYAEYLGSPLSEKSHQLLHTSYTPRPEYRW; encoded by the coding sequence ATGAAAAAGGTAAATTTAAAGATAAATGGAAAAAGTGTCTCGGTAGATCAAGGTACAACAATACTTGAAGCTGCCAGAAAAGTTTCTGTTAATATTCCTACACTATGTTACCACAGAGACTTGGAAGCATGGGCTGCATGCGGAATCTGTATTGTTAAAGCAAAGAATTCACCAAAAATGCTTAGGGCCTGTGCAACTGCTGTTGCAGAGGGAATGGATATCGTTACCCACGATTCCGAAATTGTAGAGGTAAGGCGTTCTGTTATAGAGCTAATCCTCTCAACTCACCCCAATGAATGTTTAACCTGTCTAAGGAATCAAAACTGTGAATTACAGCGTCTCGCCGCAGAATTTGGAATCAGAGAAATGACATTTCCTCAGCGACTCAGAGACCTTCAGGAAGATTCCTCAACATCTTCACTGGTTCTAAATCCTGAAAAGTGTATTCTTTGTGGCAGATGTGCAAAGGTTTGCCAGAACAGCCAAGATGTATGGGCTCTAGAATTTCTAGGGCGTGGTGAAAATACCCGCATCGCACCTGCTGCAGATGTTAATCTTAATGACAGTCCTTGTATCAAATGCGGACAGTGCAGTGCACACTGCCCTGTAGGAGCAATTTACGAAAAATCTGAAGAAAATGTCGTTTGGAATGCGCTTCATAAAGAGGACGTTTACCCAATCGTTCAGATTGCACCTGCAGTACGTGTTGCTATAGGTGAGGCCTTCGGATGGCCATCAGGTACTGTTCAGACCGGTAAACTTTATGCTGCGTTGCGTCAGCTTGGGTTTAAGGCTGTGTTTGATACCAATTTCGCTGCAGACCTTACTATCATGGAAGAGGGTTCAGAGTTTGTTGAAAGGTTTACTAAAAAAACGGCTCCGATTCCTATGATTACAACTTGTTGTCCTGCCTGGGTTGATTATCTTGAAAAGTATTACCCTGAAATGATACCTCATTTCTCAACTGCAAAATCACCTCAGTCAATGCTTGGCTCTCTTTCTAAAACTTACTATGCAGAAAAGATAGGTGTAGATCCTTCAAAAATATTCATGGTTTCTATAATGCCATGTACTGCAAAGAAATTTGAAATATTACGCTCTAAAGAGATGTTCTCAAGTGGCCAGAAAGATATCGATGTTTCACTTACCACCCGTGAATTAAGTCGCATGATTAAGACTTCGGGAATCGACTTCAACAACCTTTCAGACGAAGGGGTTGATACTATTTTGGGTGAATATGCTGGTGCAGGTACGATCTTTGGTGCTACCGGCGGTGTTATGGAAGCTGCGCTTCGTACTGTATACCATCTCATAACCAAAAATGAGCTTAAGGATGTAAACTTTTCAGAAGCTCGTGGCCTGGATGGCGTAAAAGAAGCCAAAGTAGATGTCGATGGAACAGAAGTAAGAATAGCCGTTGCTCATGGAATGGCTAACATTGCTTCGGTTCTCGACAAAATCAAAGCTGCAGAAAAAAATGGTGAAGAACCACCCTATCACTTCGTTGAGGTAATGGCCTGTCGCGGTGGATGCGTAGGTGGTGGTGGTCAGCCATATGGAGCAGATGACGAGAAACGGAATAATAGGGCTGCTGGTCTTTATCAGGATGATGTGAAATCAAATGTACGCTGTTCACATCAAAACCCTCAAATTCAAAAAGTGTATGCAGAATATCTTGGTAGTCCGTTGAGTGAAAAATCTCACCAGCTTCTCCATACCTCTTACACTCCACGTCCGGAGTATCGCTGGTAA
- the hydE gene encoding [FeFe] hydrogenase H-cluster radical SAM maturase HydE has product MSIDEIIQKENFSKEDIIKILSVRKSSELDKIKKAAQKKLFENCGAKVYYRGLIEFSNTCIRDCNYCGIRKSNNSVKRFFLDKENVIDAAKWCADQGYGSIVLQSGERQDSSFIDYIEEVVCQIKKITTSDTLPRGLGITLCVGQQTKEVYERFYAAGAHRYLLRIEASNKELFSSIHPPDQNFSERVDNLCMLKDVGFQVGTGVMIGLPGQTVEHLAEDILFFKEHDIDMIGMGPFIVHSKTPMSVYEEDNKKGSEAIFQQSLLMIAASRIVLGDVNIAATTALQALKDDGREQGLDFGANVIMPQLTPVEVRKDYLLYENKPCVDENKEQCRYCLERRILSLGREIGVNAWGDSQHHKNRLKNSVSADNA; this is encoded by the coding sequence ATGAGTATTGATGAGATTATTCAAAAGGAAAACTTCAGTAAAGAGGATATCATAAAAATACTCTCGGTGCGGAAATCTTCCGAATTAGATAAAATTAAAAAGGCCGCCCAAAAAAAATTATTTGAAAACTGTGGGGCCAAAGTTTATTACCGGGGACTTATTGAATTTTCAAATACCTGTATAAGGGATTGTAACTATTGTGGTATACGGAAAAGTAACAATTCTGTAAAAAGGTTTTTTCTTGATAAGGAAAATGTAATTGATGCTGCGAAATGGTGTGCTGATCAGGGATATGGCTCCATTGTTCTGCAATCGGGTGAAAGACAGGACTCTTCATTTATCGATTATATTGAGGAAGTTGTGTGTCAAATAAAAAAGATTACCACTTCTGATACTCTACCCCGTGGGTTGGGTATAACTCTATGTGTTGGACAACAGACTAAAGAAGTTTACGAGCGTTTTTACGCTGCTGGTGCTCATCGATATCTGTTACGAATTGAGGCCAGTAATAAAGAGTTATTTTCATCAATCCATCCACCAGATCAGAACTTTTCTGAAAGAGTTGATAACCTTTGTATGCTAAAAGATGTGGGGTTTCAGGTTGGTACCGGTGTTATGATTGGTCTTCCCGGCCAGACTGTGGAGCACTTAGCAGAAGACATACTGTTTTTTAAGGAACATGATATCGACATGATCGGAATGGGTCCCTTTATAGTCCATTCAAAAACACCGATGAGCGTGTATGAAGAAGATAATAAAAAAGGCAGCGAAGCGATTTTCCAACAATCACTTTTAATGATAGCTGCTTCAAGAATCGTCTTAGGAGACGTTAATATTGCAGCAACAACAGCTCTGCAAGCACTTAAAGATGATGGTAGGGAACAGGGACTTGATTTCGGAGCAAATGTGATAATGCCACAGCTAACTCCCGTGGAGGTCAGAAAAGACTACTTGCTTTACGAGAATAAACCCTGTGTTGATGAAAATAAGGAACAGTGCAGATACTGTCTTGAGAGAAGGATTTTATCACTGGGGCGTGAAATTGGTGTTAATGCATGGGGAGATTCGCAGCATCATAAAAACAGATTAAAAAATAGTGTATCGGCAGACAATGCATAG